CCCGGTCATTTTCACAAACTCGGTGATGAGATCCTTGGTAAGCAGACACACTCCATCGCCATCGACGAGGCAACGCAAACAGTCTACCTGCCGATCATCGTTGGTGGAAGGCCGGTACTGAGAATTGCCAGGTATAATCCCGATGGGCAGTCCCTCGCGTGAAAAGTCTTCTCTGTTCTTTAGAGAACCGGACCAGGGGCTTTAGAGCGATGTATGTAGTATTGGGCTACGCGACAGAATTGGCCACCCGAAATGGAGCCAGATCAATTTTTCGATAAACTCAGTAGATTTAAACGCCAATCCAGCAAGAGCTTATTGACGGTGAGAGCAAAGCAGGTATCTTTGATGTACCTGCTTTGCTCTTGATCGCCGAGCAAATGCCTCTTTTTCGTCTTAGCTATACTCCTCGGTGAGCGTCTGTACGGGGCTGTTGTTTATGTTCGCATAGGATCCCACGGCCCAGAGGTTGGAAGAGCTCACTGCTGCCACACTATTCAGGAAGTTTTGAGCTGTCCCAGCATTAGGACTGGGGACGGTTTTCCAGCTTTTCCCATTCCAATGTTCGATCAGTGTCTGGCCAGCAGTATTGTTATTCGCATAGGCTCCCACGGCCCAGAGGTTGCTGCCACTTATCGCGGTTACTCCTATCAGGGAGTTTTGAATTGTCCCCGGGTCAGGACTGGGGACGATCTTCCAGCTTTTCCCATTCCAGTGTTCAGTCAGCGTTTGGGTAGGTGGGCTAGAGGGAGCACCAGAATACCCTACCGCCCAGATGCTGCTAGCACTGACGGCAGCTACTCCAGAAAGTTGGTTGGGAACGGTTCCTGTGTCTGGGCTGGAGACGACCTGCCAGCTTTTCCCATTCCAGTGTTCAATCAGCGCCTGGTTGGTCCCATTGCTGTTTTGATAGGATCCCACGGCCCAGATGTTCGTGGAACTGACAGCCGCTACGCCATTGAGGAAGTTGCTACCAGTCCCAGCGTCAGGGCTTGGTATGATCTTCCAGCTTTTCCCATTCCAGTGTTCGATCAGTGTCTGGTCGGTGCCACTACTGTTACGGGTATATCCTACCGCCCAGATGTTGGTTGCACGGATGGCCACCACTCCGACGAGTTGGTTGTAGTCCATCCCAACATCAGGACTGGAGACGACCTGCCAGCTAGTGCCATTCCACTGTTCAATCAATGTCTGGCTAGGACTACTGCCGTTTTGATAGGATCCTACGGTCCAGATGTCGCTGGCATTGACAGCCGCCACACCATTCAGGGAGTTGTCCGTTGTCCCAGGATCAGGGCTGGAAACCACCTGCCAGCTGGTGCCATTCCACTGTTCAATCAATGTCTGGGTGCTGGTGCTATCATAGATTCCCACAGCCCATACATTATTCGCTGAAACGACAGTTACTCCGTTCAGGTCGTTGAAATTTGTGCCGGGACTCGGGCTAGAAACCACCTGCCAGGAGGCGGCCTGGACAGGTGGTGAGCCGAGCAGGAAAAGTGTAACCAGCAGAGCCAGGAAAGTGGCAGTCGAACCTCTCTTCATATATGCCTCCCCTTCTGAGATTTAAGATGTGACGAATTGCAGCACCGCCGTGGGGGCAAAGTAAATGCGATCACCATTGTTGAGCGTGAGGTGGTCGATGCGCTGGCCGTGGTAGAGCATGCCGTTCAGGCTGTCCGCATCCTCGATCACCCACCCCCCGTTCTCCTGGCGTATCCTGGCGTGCAATCGCGATACACGCTGCGAGGGTATTTGCACATCATTTGATGACAGCCGCCCAACGGTCATGATGGGTTTGTTAAGCGCTCGTTCGCCGATGACTCTGCCGTCCAGCTCGATTCGTACACGCGCTTGCTGGGGAAGGGCAGGCAGCACTACCTGCTGTTGCTGTTGGCGCTGCCGGCCGTTTCCATCCGGGCGCGCAGGGGCATAGATGGGCGGCTGCGGTTGGCCGAGCGGTGGGGGCGAGAATGGCACGTTTTGTCCTGCCGGAGGCACCGGTACAGCGGCAGCCTGGAAACCGGCCGGGCGTGGTGGCTGTGCTGGCACCTGTTGCCGCTGCCATTGCTCGTAGGCATCCAGCGGCACGAAGGCCGAACGGATAATGGACTTCTCGGCGGCCTTTTCCAGGTTATAGCGGTTCTGCTCCGCCAGCAGCGCCGCGAAGACCCCACCTCTGCGCTTCAACTCCTGGAATGTTCCCTGCTCGGCAATCTGTCCATTCTTGAGTACGATGATCTCCTCGACATTGCCCAGTGTGCTCAGACGGTGTGAAATCATGATCACCGTGCGTCCAACAATCAATGTTTCCAGCGCGTGTAGCACCTCGGACTCCGATTCGACATCCAGCGCGGCGGTCGGTTCATCCAGGATGAGGATGGGGGCATCGCGCAGGATGGCGCGCGCGATAGCCATACGCTGGCGCTGGCCTCCCGACAGATTCTTGCCCTGTTCGCGAATCATGCCATCATAGCCGCCGAGGTCGCGTATGATAGTCTCGTGAATGTTGGCCTTTTTCGCCGCCTCGATCACTTCATACAGCGGCGCGCCGGGCTTGCCAATGGCAATATTTTCGGCCACCGTCCCCTCAAACAACACCGAGTCCTGTAACACCATGCTCACATTTTGCCGTAGCACAGTCAGCGGGTAGGCGCGGTTATCAACGCCGTCAATCTTCACCGAACCCTGCTGAATTTCATAAAAGCGTGGGATCAGCTTGACCAGCGTTGTTTTACCGCCGCCGGAAAGGCCGACGAGCGCGACCTTCTTTCCCGCGGGAATATGCAGGTTGATACCCTTGAGGATAGGTTGATCTGCCGCGTAGCCAAAGACGACATTCTCAAAGCGAATATCGCCTTTCAGCTTGGTTGGCCCGGCATAGGGCGTCTTGCTCTCTAATACTTCTGGCGCCTGGTCCAGCACCTCTTGAATGCGTTCCGCGCCGGATGCGGCAGTGCCATAAAGGGCAGTCAGTTTAGAAAGGTCGCGCATCGGCTGGTAGAGCAGGCCAAGGAAGATGAGGAACAGCACCAGCGTGCCGATATCCACGCTAGCGGCCGGAATGGTGAAAAAGCCGAGTCGAAAAGCGTTACCGGCGGCGACGTAGCCTCCGACACCGATGACGGCCGCCGTACCCAGTGATACCAGGAAGCTGACGAGAGGAGCGAATTGCGCCTGCAGGCTACCGGCGCGCAATCCTGCCTTGCGGTTCTTATCGACGTAATCGCCAAAGCGCAGCGCTTCCCTCTCTTCGCGCGTGAAGACCTTGATCACGGTGAGCGCGTTGATATCTTCGGTCGCTACATCCGCGACCTGGCCCGATGCCCTGGCCGCCGTCTTCGTAGCCGCCTTGATGTTCTTCGTATAGCCCAGCGTAATCATGAACAAAGCGGGCACAATCGTCAGCGCGATGACGGTGTAGGCTGAGCTGAGGAAGAGCATGACGGCCACAATCACTGTCAGCGTCAAAACGGCGGCGAGCAGGTCTACCAGGCCATCGGTGACGAGTTTCTCGATGTCGGCGATATTGCCGGTGATGCGTTGCACCAGATCGCCTTTCTTCTGCTTGCCATGCCAGTCGAGCGATAGGCGTTGCAGGTGTTCAAACAACTGGTTGCGCAGTCTGGCCGTCAAATGTTGCGCGATATAACTCGCGAGGTAGAGGTCCAGGTAGGCCAATAACGCGGATATTGTGCCAAAGACGATGAGCATCAATACCGAAAAGATGATCACACCGTTGGTACTATGATGGGTAGTGACTAATATGGGATTTGGGTCCGAGGGTGAAATGGGACATGGCGTCAATCCTGGCGTCTGATTTGGACCGTTTGGCGTCAATGGAGCAAGCGATGGATCAAACAGGGGGATGTCGAATTTATCGAGTAAGGGATTGAGAAAGCCGAAGGTGCAGGCTGGATCGTTACCAGCATTGGTGACCTTGGCCGGAATAAATTTGAGGGGGAATGCAGCGGCTATAGTGCTGACTACCTGCAAAACGGTCACTATGATGGCAAGTGCGATGAGCAGGCGGAACCCTTTCAGGTTGCGAAAGAGAAATTTGAATAATAACATTACATCCTCCTGAAGTTAGTTGAGAGGCATGCCGCGATCTCATCAAGCATGGCAGACAGTTCTTTGGGTCGCGGGCTATTAAGGCGATTGACACGCCGGGTAGCGATTTTGAAGATGAGCGCGGCTTCATAGAGCTGGGAGCGCTCGAGAATACCCTGGATAGCTTCCTCTGATGTGTCCAGATCGCGCATAGCTTGCGCGTAGGTTGAGACAAATTCGTGACTTGCCGCCTCGAACCATTCGCGCATGCCGGCACGCCTGTACCAGAGTCCGTTTGGGCGCAGGTAGGCCAGAAAATAGCCAACGTCCAGCGCAGCATCCGCCAGGCAGAAACCATCAAAGTCAACCACGAACACCTGGTGGCTGTGGAAGAGCAGCTGGCTCGGCTTAAAGCCCCCGTGTGCCGGTCGATACATATCTGGTTCGAGCATTTCCAGTCCGCTCGCCAGTTGCTCCGCGAGTTGCTGCACTACTTCGGCCTGCGCGGGGTTATGAGCGGCGATGAGCGCGGCTCGCTCGCGGGCGCGCCTGGCTTCTTTGGAACCCCTGCGTGGTCCGGTTTCATTCGCTCGCACTGCGCTGTTGTGCAGGCGAGCCAACGCAATCGCCGTCATACGCAGTTCTTCGACGGGAATCGTGATGGCAACGATTTCGCCACCTTGTCCGCGTTCGATGGCGGGCTGCATTGCCTGCGTTCCGGTGATAGCTCGCTCCTGCGGATCAGCAGGTTGTATGGCTTCATTCAATGTGATACCCAGGTCGGCAAGCAGCCCAAGTGGTCGTGGCAGTATAGGCGACCGCAATTCCTGGCCGGCTGTGCGGTTGCCAGGCATAGCCACTTGCTCATCATAGAGCCGCTGCTGCAATGCCTGCACAGCCTGAGCCTGCTGTGGGTCAGCGTATACTTTGCCGTAGAGAATCATCTGCCGGAGTTCCTCCCCCTGTGCCAGCGTAAGATGGTAGCGCACCACGCAGCGGCTGGCCGGCTTATAGCGCACTGCCTCCGCCCTCGCATTCACAAGCCGCCAATCATTATCTTCAAGCAGTGTTCGCGCTGCTTGCTGGAGTGCGGCAAATACCGGGCCTTCCTGACTCGTATCGCAACTTGCTGCCAGCGCGGGCAATCCGTTGTCTGCCGGGAAAGCCTGAACCGATAGACCCAGTTCCTCGGCGCGCAGCACACCCGATGGTTGCACTTCTAGCGCTGCTTCCTGTGCCTCACCCCTATCAAAACGAATATACGCGCCATCCAGTGCTTTTTCGTCCAGCGTCAGGCTGACTAACCGTTGCGGGTCCTGTGTATGCCCGGCGCCGCGGTATCCCGGCTTATCAACCGCATAGATTACCGCCAGTCCGCGTGCCGGTTTACGACGCAGGTAGCGCACAAATAATCCCACCTGCTTGCCAGGTTCTGATGATAGAGGCTGGTGAGCGCGCTCAAAAAGGCTAATAACAATACCCGGCAAATCTATAATAGAAACAGTTGATTGAACCAGCTTTTCCACCAGCTTGACCAGGGCGCGGTCGGCCCCAGGGACGCCACGAAAACCGGGAAAGCCGTTGACATCGACAATGATTGGCCCTTTTGCCGTCATCAGTAGATCGACACCATAGAGGCGCATATTGAAGATGCGACCGATCTCCAGCGCAATATGTGCCCAGTCTGCCGGCAGCTCATCTGCTGGAATGACGAAATCTTCTTTTGATGCCTCCGGTTCTAGCGGCGTGCGGCGACGCGCAGCGAAGATCTGCTGGTCAATAACCCACAGCTTGATATCCCATCCGTCGCCGGCGGCGTATTCCTGGAGCACCACCGGCTCCTCACTCCAATTGTTTGCCAGTTCTTCCAATTGCTCCCTGCCGCGAACCAGTGCGACGAGGTCTCCACGATGGCTGAAACGACTTTTAAGGATCACAGGGAAGCTCAGCTTCGCAAGAAAAGAAGTGTTTGAAGCAAGTGCCTTCAGGCTCTCAAAGCTGACGGTATGCGGCCAGGGCAGGTTTGCCTCACGCATGCGCTGAGCCATCAGAACGCGATCCTGGCATGTTACTGAGGAGGCCCAGCTATTGACGACGAGCGCGCCCTGCTGCTCCAACGCGCGCGCAACTTCCAGCGCCTGTGGCGCGTGCGATTTCAACAGGTAGAGGTCCGCTCGCGGGTATTGTGCCTCCTCCGCAATGGCCTCTTTACCGGTGAGTGGGCGCACATCCAGCAGGCGTATCGTGTGATTGCTACGTAATGCTTTCAAGACTGGCGCGATCACCGGATGACGAGGTGTTTCCGGGTTATCCATAATCAGGCAAATGTGCATATCTTTCACTCCTTAAGACAGCATATTATTGCAGCTTTGCGCAAAAAAAGAAACCC
The sequence above is a segment of the Ktedonobacteraceae bacterium genome. Coding sequences within it:
- a CDS encoding phosphotransferase; its protein translation is MHICLIMDNPETPRHPVIAPVLKALRSNHTIRLLDVRPLTGKEAIAEEAQYPRADLYLLKSHAPQALEVARALEQQGALVVNSWASSVTCQDRVLMAQRMREANLPWPHTVSFESLKALASNTSFLAKLSFPVILKSRFSHRGDLVALVRGREQLEELANNWSEEPVVLQEYAAGDGWDIKLWVIDQQIFAARRRTPLEPEASKEDFVIPADELPADWAHIALEIGRIFNMRLYGVDLLMTAKGPIIVDVNGFPGFRGVPGADRALVKLVEKLVQSTVSIIDLPGIVISLFERAHQPLSSEPGKQVGLFVRYLRRKPARGLAVIYAVDKPGYRGAGHTQDPQRLVSLTLDEKALDGAYIRFDRGEAQEAALEVQPSGVLRAEELGLSVQAFPADNGLPALAASCDTSQEGPVFAALQQAARTLLEDNDWRLVNARAEAVRYKPASRCVVRYHLTLAQGEELRQMILYGKVYADPQQAQAVQALQQRLYDEQVAMPGNRTAGQELRSPILPRPLGLLADLGITLNEAIQPADPQERAITGTQAMQPAIERGQGGEIVAITIPVEELRMTAIALARLHNSAVRANETGPRRGSKEARRARERAALIAAHNPAQAEVVQQLAEQLASGLEMLEPDMYRPAHGGFKPSQLLFHSHQVFVVDFDGFCLADAALDVGYFLAYLRPNGLWYRRAGMREWFEAASHEFVSTYAQAMRDLDTSEEAIQGILERSQLYEAALIFKIATRRVNRLNSPRPKELSAMLDEIAACLSTNFRRM
- a CDS encoding ABC transporter transmembrane domain-containing protein, whose amino-acid sequence is MLLFKFLFRNLKGFRLLIALAIIVTVLQVVSTIAAAFPLKFIPAKVTNAGNDPACTFGFLNPLLDKFDIPLFDPSLAPLTPNGPNQTPGLTPCPISPSDPNPILVTTHHSTNGVIIFSVLMLIVFGTISALLAYLDLYLASYIAQHLTARLRNQLFEHLQRLSLDWHGKQKKGDLVQRITGNIADIEKLVTDGLVDLLAAVLTLTVIVAVMLFLSSAYTVIALTIVPALFMITLGYTKNIKAATKTAARASGQVADVATEDINALTVIKVFTREEREALRFGDYVDKNRKAGLRAGSLQAQFAPLVSFLVSLGTAAVIGVGGYVAAGNAFRLGFFTIPAASVDIGTLVLFLIFLGLLYQPMRDLSKLTALYGTAASGAERIQEVLDQAPEVLESKTPYAGPTKLKGDIRFENVVFGYAADQPILKGINLHIPAGKKVALVGLSGGGKTTLVKLIPRFYEIQQGSVKIDGVDNRAYPLTVLRQNVSMVLQDSVLFEGTVAENIAIGKPGAPLYEVIEAAKKANIHETIIRDLGGYDGMIREQGKNLSGGQRQRMAIARAILRDAPILILDEPTAALDVESESEVLHALETLIVGRTVIMISHRLSTLGNVEEIIVLKNGQIAEQGTFQELKRRGGVFAALLAEQNRYNLEKAAEKSIIRSAFVPLDAYEQWQRQQVPAQPPRPAGFQAAAVPVPPAGQNVPFSPPPLGQPQPPIYAPARPDGNGRQRQQQQQVVLPALPQQARVRIELDGRVIGERALNKPIMTVGRLSSNDVQIPSQRVSRLHARIRQENGGWVIEDADSLNGMLYHGQRIDHLTLNNGDRIYFAPTAVLQFVTS